Proteins co-encoded in one Sphingopyxis sp. BE259 genomic window:
- a CDS encoding GH1 family beta-glucosidase gives MTQTVFPDNFLWGAATAAYQIEGSPLADGAGASIWQRFSHDPRLMAVKGDTGDIACDHYNRMPADVALMKELGLKAYRFSVNWGRVLPEGVGRVNEPGLDFYERLVDELLRHDIDPLLTLHHWDLPAALDDRGGWLNRDSADWFAEYGSVMYRRLDGRVKKWVTLNEPWVITDGGYLHGALAPGHRNLFETPIASHNLMRAHGRAVQAYRSDGAHDIGLVVNIEPKYPASDSAEDVAATARAHAYMNRQYLDPALKGSYPEELAEVFGEAWQDWSAEDLKDICQPVDFIGINYYTRNVVRADPNQWPVGASPVKQVATHTTTDWEVYPPALTDMLVWFRDTYGNIPVYITENGAAFYDPPTAGPDGVDDPLRCDYLRTHIAAIGDAIKQGVDVRGYMAWSLLDNLEWSLGFSKRFGIVHVDYETQVRTPKRSARFYSSVIAANGGNLG, from the coding sequence ATGACCCAGACTGTTTTCCCCGACAATTTCCTGTGGGGCGCGGCAACCGCCGCTTATCAGATCGAGGGATCGCCGCTCGCCGACGGTGCGGGCGCCAGCATCTGGCAACGGTTCAGCCACGATCCGCGCCTGATGGCGGTCAAGGGCGACACCGGCGATATTGCCTGCGACCATTATAACCGGATGCCCGCCGACGTTGCGCTGATGAAGGAACTGGGGCTGAAGGCCTATCGTTTCAGCGTCAACTGGGGCCGCGTGCTGCCCGAAGGCGTCGGCCGCGTGAACGAGCCTGGCCTCGATTTCTACGAACGGCTGGTCGACGAATTGCTGCGGCATGACATCGACCCATTGCTGACCCTTCACCATTGGGATTTGCCCGCCGCGCTCGACGACCGGGGCGGCTGGCTCAACCGCGACAGCGCCGACTGGTTCGCGGAATACGGCTCGGTGATGTACCGCCGCCTCGACGGGCGGGTGAAGAAATGGGTGACGCTCAACGAACCGTGGGTGATTACCGACGGCGGCTATCTCCACGGCGCGCTGGCACCCGGCCACCGCAACCTGTTCGAAACGCCGATCGCGAGCCACAATCTGATGCGCGCGCACGGCCGCGCGGTGCAGGCGTATCGCAGCGACGGCGCGCACGATATCGGCCTCGTCGTCAACATCGAGCCCAAATATCCGGCGAGCGACAGCGCCGAGGACGTCGCGGCGACCGCGCGCGCGCACGCCTACATGAACCGCCAATATCTCGACCCGGCGCTGAAGGGGTCATACCCGGAAGAACTCGCCGAGGTTTTCGGCGAAGCCTGGCAGGATTGGTCTGCCGAAGACCTGAAAGACATCTGCCAGCCGGTCGATTTCATCGGCATCAACTATTATACCCGCAACGTGGTGCGGGCCGACCCGAACCAGTGGCCAGTCGGCGCCTCGCCGGTCAAACAGGTCGCTACGCACACGACGACCGACTGGGAGGTTTATCCTCCCGCGCTGACCGACATGCTTGTCTGGTTTCGCGACACCTATGGCAATATCCCGGTCTATATCACCGAAAATGGCGCGGCCTTTTACGATCCGCCGACCGCCGGGCCCGACGGCGTCGACGATCCGCTGCGCTGCGATTACCTCCGCACCCACATCGCGGCGATTGGCGATGCGATCAAACAGGGCGTCGATGTGCGCGGTTATATGGCCTGGTCCCTGCTCGACAATCTCGAATGGTCGCTGGGCTTTTCGAAGCGGTTCGGCATCGTCCATGTCGACTATGAAACGCAGGTCCGCACCCCGAAACGCAGCGCGCGCTTTTACAGCAGCGTGATCGCGGCAAACGGCGGCAACCTGGGATGA
- a CDS encoding endonuclease/exonuclease/phosphatase family protein, giving the protein MRLLLILLAALFALPAAAKERADRYSAMTYNIRLDIASDGDNAWPHRRTALTGLVAYFAPDLVGMQEVLPHQKQAVEADLPAYHFVGVARDDGRDKGEYSPLGFRRDRFALIASGTFWLSPTPEVPGKGWDAAYPRIASWARLKDKAAKRSLLIVNTHMDHVGMTARLEGARQIRRWIASQRKAGETLVLMGDFNSPTNSPAYAAIVEPGAGALRDTLTISRTPHFGPLGTFTAFKIAQVEPAPIDHIFVSDDVTVLRHATLTQQIGGKLPSDHYPVLADLCVGKGC; this is encoded by the coding sequence ATGAGGTTGCTGCTGATCCTGCTGGCGGCGCTGTTCGCGCTGCCCGCGGCGGCGAAAGAGCGCGCCGACCGTTACAGCGCGATGACCTATAATATCCGGCTCGACATCGCGTCGGACGGCGACAATGCCTGGCCGCATCGGCGCACGGCGCTCACCGGTCTTGTCGCCTATTTTGCCCCCGATCTGGTTGGGATGCAGGAGGTGCTGCCGCATCAGAAACAGGCAGTCGAGGCCGATCTGCCCGCCTATCACTTCGTCGGGGTCGCGCGCGACGACGGCCGGGACAAGGGCGAATATTCACCGCTCGGCTTTCGCCGCGACCGTTTCGCGCTGATCGCGTCGGGCACCTTCTGGCTGTCGCCGACGCCCGAAGTCCCCGGCAAAGGCTGGGACGCCGCCTACCCGCGCATCGCCAGCTGGGCGCGATTGAAGGACAAGGCGGCCAAGCGCAGCCTGCTCATCGTCAACACGCATATGGATCATGTCGGAATGACCGCGCGGTTGGAAGGGGCGCGGCAAATCCGCCGCTGGATCGCCAGCCAGCGCAAGGCAGGCGAGACATTGGTGCTGATGGGCGATTTCAACAGCCCGACCAACAGTCCCGCTTATGCGGCGATCGTCGAACCTGGTGCAGGCGCGCTGCGCGACACCCTGACGATCAGCCGCACGCCGCATTTCGGCCCACTCGGCACCTTTACCGCGTTCAAGATCGCGCAGGTCGAACCGGCGCCGATCGACCATATCTTCGTCAGCGATGACGTAACGGTGCTGCGCCACGCAACCCTGACCCAGCAAATCGGCGGCAAGCTGCCGTCGGATCATTATCCAGTGCTGGCCGACCTGTGCGTCGGGAAAGGTTGCTGA
- a CDS encoding glucoamylase family protein has translation MSFRIGALALPLVALTAACTATPAPVAPAAAPPSALAPISEAAFSEELTERTFRYFWDTTDTQRCLAPDRWPSNPFSSIAATGFALTAYGIGAERGYVTRAEAALRTRDCLRFYWNAPQGPEAAGNTGYKGFFYHFLKNDDGTRYKTNELSTVDTSLFLGGALFAQSYYDRDDPVEAEIRDLAEKIYTRVDWTFVQRDKTGTQARNLADSHGITMGWKPEKGFETHDWIGYNEGMLVYVLALGSPTHPVGKDAWDNGWAADLEKDWGTYYGQQHLQFEPLFGHQYSHVWIDFRGIRDAFMRGKGIDYFENSRRATLSQRAYGADNPNQWTGYSADIWGWTASDGPGYSQGKYRVNGAARDFNGYMARGASAIRVVDDGTIVPTAAGGSIPFAPEVTIPALMAMRTQYGARLYTRYGFKDAFNPSFTFADPAASRTGTVDPAQGWVAGDYLGIDQGPILAMMENHRSGFVWKVMRKNPHIVRGLKRIGFTGGWLGKTPAE, from the coding sequence ATGTCGTTCCGGATCGGGGCGCTTGCCCTGCCGTTGGTGGCGCTGACCGCCGCTTGCACCGCCACCCCCGCGCCCGTCGCCCCCGCCGCGGCGCCGCCGTCGGCATTGGCGCCGATCAGCGAAGCGGCGTTTTCAGAAGAATTGACCGAGCGGACCTTCCGCTATTTCTGGGACACGACGGACACCCAGCGCTGCCTGGCGCCCGACCGCTGGCCCAGCAATCCCTTTTCGTCGATCGCCGCGACGGGGTTTGCGCTCACCGCTTATGGCATTGGCGCAGAGCGCGGCTATGTCACGCGCGCCGAGGCGGCGCTGCGGACGCGCGATTGCCTGCGCTTTTACTGGAATGCGCCGCAGGGACCGGAGGCCGCGGGCAATACGGGCTACAAGGGCTTCTTCTATCACTTCCTGAAGAATGACGACGGTACGCGGTATAAGACCAACGAGCTGTCGACCGTCGACACCAGCCTGTTCTTGGGCGGCGCGCTGTTCGCGCAAAGCTATTATGACCGCGACGATCCGGTCGAGGCCGAAATCCGCGACCTGGCCGAGAAGATCTATACCCGCGTCGACTGGACCTTTGTCCAGCGCGACAAGACCGGGACACAGGCGCGCAACCTGGCGGATTCGCACGGCATCACTATGGGCTGGAAGCCGGAGAAGGGGTTCGAAACGCACGACTGGATCGGCTATAACGAGGGTATGCTGGTCTATGTCCTCGCGCTCGGATCGCCGACGCACCCGGTCGGCAAGGACGCGTGGGACAACGGCTGGGCGGCCGATCTGGAAAAGGATTGGGGCACCTATTACGGGCAGCAGCATCTGCAATTCGAACCGCTGTTCGGGCACCAATACAGCCATGTGTGGATCGACTTCCGCGGCATCCGCGACGCCTTCATGCGCGGCAAGGGCATCGACTATTTCGAAAACAGCCGTCGCGCGACGCTGTCGCAGCGCGCCTATGGTGCCGACAATCCGAACCAATGGACGGGCTATAGCGCCGACATCTGGGGGTGGACCGCGTCGGACGGGCCGGGATATTCGCAGGGCAAATATCGCGTTAACGGCGCGGCGCGGGACTTCAACGGCTATATGGCACGCGGCGCCAGCGCGATCCGCGTCGTCGATGACGGGACGATCGTGCCGACCGCGGCGGGCGGCTCGATCCCCTTTGCACCCGAGGTGACGATCCCGGCGCTGATGGCGATGCGGACGCAATATGGCGCGCGGCTCTATACGCGTTATGGCTTCAAGGACGCGTTCAACCCCAGCTTCACCTTTGCCGACCCGGCGGCTTCGCGCACCGGCACCGTCGATCCGGCGCAGGGCTGGGTTGCGGGCGACTATCTGGGCATCGACCAAGGGCCGATCCTGGCGATGATGGAAAACCACCGCAGTGGCTTTGTGTGGAAGGTGATGCGGAAAAACCCGCATATCGTCCGCGGTCTGAAACGGATCGGCTTTACGGGTGGTTGGCTCGGCAAAACACCCGCTGAATAA
- a CDS encoding TonB-dependent receptor, whose protein sequence is MKFQREISINSARRSRAKAVAAALAWSSAGAVLALAFATPAYAQVSNASLRGTVKADGGASQVTAINVNTGLTRSVAVGEGGGYNIASLPVGTYRLEITTPGGVRNTDEFTLSVGQNAVLDFDFSQPDIAEGAGDAIIVTGTRIRSMEGGEVGSNITQRQIEVLPQNNRNFLAFADLAPGVQFVTGGNGQSRLQGGAQDSRSVNIFIDGVGQKDYVLKNGITGQDSTQGNPFPQLAVGEYRVISSNYKAEFDQVSSVAITAVTKSGTNEFHGEAFIDYTDQSFRDARPNELLGTKIKTKDFQFGGALGGPIIKDMLHFFVTYEGKRQQNPVDVTPGLSLPVTYFPSEYQGVFGPTNATFNEDLYFGKLSFQPSNSDLIELSGKFRKETGEFLGSGINARSTISSQDVEELRGTARWEHTADNWINDFKVTYEDVKWAPTPFEFGNGFLFAYAGPSPTNPQPGVVVRGDILRIGGGSNYQEKGQKGWGVQNDFTWTGLEGHTIKIGAKAKWVELNSLQLNAFNPVYTYNPAFNPGGGTFNDDVPYRVQFGASTGNGSPIINSKNFQFGIYVQDDWEVTDRLTLNLGVRWDYERTPAFLHFVHPADAVNAVSPANYPNLVNADYNISDFISTGSERKAFKGAWQPRIGFSYELDDEGRYVLFGGIGRSYDRNQFDFLQQEISVGSYTTRTFNFQTGDPNNTCVAGPTCVAFNPIFLTEAGRQQLLAGAGPGGGRELRFIDNDLKVPYSDQASIGFRARVTPLFEAEVGYSHVESKDGFAYLLGNRRPDGTFFPPAPAAPNSPFGFAPPGFGSIIIGTNGIETSADTAYLKLVKNYTLASPWSFSATYTYTEAEENRQFGETFSLDFPSIDDYPVTRSSGVRKHRLVATGSVDLPIGMTLSGKFQIASPPYLKAFINQGGATPVRNIVSNEADGNGDRWGFRQMDIAITKYIPLGFLTEESRLRLRVDILNLFNDRNYVDYNNDPSSPRYLEISGIGVGGNTPRTVKVSAGFSF, encoded by the coding sequence GTGAAGTTTCAGCGTGAAATCTCGATTAATTCCGCGCGCCGGTCGCGCGCCAAGGCGGTTGCCGCGGCGCTGGCGTGGAGCAGCGCGGGTGCAGTGCTGGCCCTGGCGTTCGCCACCCCCGCCTATGCCCAGGTGTCGAACGCGTCGCTGCGCGGCACGGTAAAGGCCGATGGCGGCGCGTCGCAGGTCACCGCGATCAACGTGAACACCGGCCTGACGCGCAGCGTCGCGGTCGGCGAAGGCGGTGGTTACAACATCGCGTCGCTGCCGGTCGGCACCTATCGCCTCGAAATCACGACCCCGGGCGGGGTACGCAACACCGACGAATTCACCCTGTCGGTTGGCCAGAATGCCGTACTCGATTTCGACTTTTCGCAGCCCGACATCGCCGAAGGTGCGGGCGACGCGATCATCGTCACCGGCACCCGCATCCGTTCGATGGAGGGCGGCGAGGTCGGCTCGAACATCACCCAGCGCCAGATCGAGGTGCTGCCGCAGAACAACCGCAACTTCCTGGCCTTTGCCGATCTGGCGCCGGGCGTCCAGTTCGTGACCGGCGGCAACGGCCAGTCGCGTCTGCAAGGCGGCGCGCAGGACAGCCGCAGCGTCAACATCTTCATCGATGGCGTCGGGCAGAAGGACTATGTCCTGAAAAACGGCATCACCGGCCAGGATTCGACTCAGGGCAACCCCTTTCCGCAGCTTGCGGTTGGCGAATATCGGGTCATCTCGTCCAACTATAAGGCCGAATTCGATCAGGTCAGTTCGGTGGCAATCACCGCGGTGACCAAGTCGGGCACCAACGAGTTCCACGGCGAAGCCTTCATCGATTATACGGATCAGAGCTTCCGCGACGCGCGGCCGAACGAGCTGCTCGGGACCAAGATCAAGACCAAAGATTTCCAGTTCGGCGGTGCATTGGGCGGGCCGATCATCAAGGACATGCTGCACTTCTTCGTAACGTATGAAGGCAAGCGCCAGCAGAATCCGGTCGACGTGACCCCGGGGCTCAGCTTGCCCGTCACCTATTTCCCGTCCGAATATCAAGGCGTATTCGGGCCGACCAACGCGACGTTCAACGAAGACCTGTATTTCGGCAAATTGAGCTTTCAGCCGTCGAACAGCGACCTGATCGAATTGTCGGGCAAGTTTCGCAAGGAAACCGGCGAGTTCCTGGGCAGCGGCATCAACGCGCGCAGCACCATCAGCTCGCAAGATGTCGAGGAACTGCGCGGCACGGCGCGCTGGGAACATACCGCCGACAACTGGATCAACGATTTCAAGGTCACCTATGAGGACGTGAAATGGGCGCCGACCCCGTTCGAATTCGGCAATGGGTTCCTGTTCGCCTATGCCGGGCCGTCGCCGACCAACCCGCAGCCGGGCGTCGTGGTGCGCGGCGACATCCTGCGTATCGGCGGCGGCAGCAACTATCAGGAAAAGGGCCAGAAGGGCTGGGGCGTCCAGAACGACTTCACCTGGACCGGGCTGGAGGGCCACACGATCAAGATCGGTGCCAAGGCAAAATGGGTCGAGCTCAATTCGCTCCAGCTCAATGCGTTCAACCCGGTCTATACCTATAACCCCGCGTTCAATCCTGGTGGCGGGACGTTCAACGACGATGTGCCCTACCGCGTCCAGTTCGGCGCCTCGACCGGCAACGGCAGCCCGATCATCAATTCGAAGAATTTCCAGTTCGGCATCTATGTGCAGGACGATTGGGAAGTCACCGACCGGTTAACGTTGAACCTGGGCGTGCGCTGGGATTATGAGCGGACCCCGGCGTTCCTGCACTTCGTCCACCCCGCCGATGCGGTCAACGCGGTGTCGCCGGCCAATTATCCGAACCTGGTCAACGCCGACTATAACATCAGCGACTTCATCTCGACAGGTAGCGAGCGCAAGGCGTTCAAGGGTGCCTGGCAACCGCGCATCGGGTTCAGCTATGAGCTGGACGATGAGGGGCGCTATGTCCTGTTCGGCGGTATTGGCCGCTCCTATGACCGCAACCAGTTCGACTTCCTGCAACAGGAAATCAGCGTCGGATCCTACACGACCCGGACTTTCAACTTCCAGACCGGCGATCCGAACAACACCTGCGTTGCCGGGCCGACCTGCGTCGCATTCAATCCGATCTTCCTGACCGAAGCCGGTCGCCAGCAGTTGCTGGCGGGCGCCGGGCCGGGCGGTGGCCGCGAGCTGCGCTTTATCGATAACGACCTGAAAGTCCCTTATTCGGACCAGGCCAGCATCGGTTTCCGCGCCCGCGTGACGCCGCTGTTCGAAGCCGAGGTTGGTTATAGCCATGTCGAGAGCAAGGACGGCTTTGCCTATCTGCTTGGCAACCGCCGCCCCGACGGCACCTTCTTCCCGCCTGCGCCGGCGGCACCCAACTCGCCATTCGGTTTTGCGCCGCCGGGATTTGGGTCGATCATCATCGGCACCAACGGGATCGAAACGAGCGCCGACACCGCTTATCTGAAGCTGGTAAAAAATTACACGCTGGCTTCGCCGTGGAGCTTCTCGGCCACCTATACCTATACCGAAGCCGAGGAAAACCGGCAGTTCGGCGAAACCTTCAGCCTCGATTTCCCGTCGATCGACGACTATCCGGTCACGCGGTCGAGCGGCGTGCGCAAGCACCGCCTGGTCGCCACGGGCTCTGTCGATCTGCCGATCGGGATGACGCTGTCGGGCAAGTTCCAGATCGCCTCGCCGCCCTATCTGAAGGCCTTCATCAACCAGGGCGGCGCCACCCCGGTCCGTAACATCGTATCGAACGAGGCCGACGGCAACGGCGATCGCTGGGGTTTCCGCCAGATGGATATTGCGATCACCAAATATATCCCGCTCGGGTTCCTCACCGAAGAATCGCGGCTGCGGCTGCGCGTCGATATCCTGAACCTGTTCAACGATCGCAACTATGTCGATTACAACAATGATCCCAGCTCGCCCCGTTATCTGGAGATTTCGGGCATCGGGGTTGGCGGCAATACGCCGCGCACGGTAAAGGTATCGGCCGGGTTCTCTTTCTGA
- the bglX gene encoding beta-glucosidase BglX, with protein sequence MPPITRNLTRLTLATLLLAAPLLSAPLLAKSATGATQQAAVDSAGWLRADPKMDRFIADLMAKMTLDEKIGQLTLLTSNWESTGPTMRDSYKEDIRAGRVGAIFNAYTAKYTRELQALAVEGTRLKIPLIFGYDVIHGHRTIFPISLGEAASWDLQAIEKAARISAIEASAEGIHWTFSPMVDIARDPRWGRISEGAGEDVYLGSLIAKARVRGYQGNDLARPDTILATAKHFAAYGAAQAGRDYHTVDISERTLRDIYLPPFKAAADAGAATFMTSFNEVDGVPASGSRYLLTDILREKWGFKGFVVTDYTSINEMVPHGYSKDLKQAGEQAMSAGVDMDMQGAVYMENLAKSVAEGKVDTARIDAAVKAILEMKYRLGLFEDPYRYADDKREKATIYKAEFLDAARDVARKSIVLLKNKDNALPLAATAKSIAVIGPLGNSKEDMIGSWSAAGDRKTRPITLLEGMQTRAPKGITVTYAKGASYAFEDAGKRDDFAEALALAAKSDVIIAAMGERWDMTGEAASRTSLDLPGNQQALLEELKKTGKPIILVLMSGRPNSIEWADANVDAILEAWYPGTMGGHAIADVLYGDYNPSAKLPVTFPRNVGQVPIHYDMKNTGRPIELGAADAKYVSRYLNTPNTPLYPFGFGLSYTSFTYSPVTLDKAKIRPGQPLTASVTVTNSGARDGEEVVQLYVRDLVGSVTRPVKELKGFEKISLKKGEKRTIRFTLTDADLAFTRQDMSWGSEPGQYKLWVGPSSATGSEAPFELTE encoded by the coding sequence ATGCCGCCGATTACGCGCAACCTGACACGGCTGACGCTCGCTACGTTATTGCTGGCCGCGCCGCTGTTGTCGGCCCCGCTGCTCGCAAAGTCCGCCACGGGCGCGACGCAGCAGGCCGCCGTCGATTCCGCAGGCTGGCTGCGCGCCGATCCCAAGATGGATCGTTTCATCGCTGACCTGATGGCGAAAATGACCCTCGACGAAAAGATCGGCCAGCTGACATTGCTGACCAGCAATTGGGAATCGACCGGTCCGACGATGCGCGACAGCTATAAGGAGGACATTCGCGCAGGCCGCGTCGGGGCGATCTTCAACGCCTATACCGCCAAATATACTCGCGAGTTGCAGGCGCTGGCGGTCGAGGGGACGCGGCTCAAGATTCCGCTGATCTTCGGCTATGACGTTATCCACGGTCACCGCACCATCTTTCCGATCTCGCTGGGCGAAGCGGCCAGCTGGGACCTGCAGGCGATTGAAAAGGCAGCCCGAATTTCGGCGATCGAGGCATCGGCCGAGGGGATTCACTGGACCTTTTCGCCGATGGTCGACATCGCGCGCGACCCGCGCTGGGGCCGCATTTCGGAGGGCGCCGGCGAGGATGTCTATCTGGGCAGCCTGATCGCCAAGGCGCGGGTGCGCGGTTACCAGGGCAATGATCTGGCGCGACCCGACACGATCCTCGCCACCGCCAAGCATTTCGCCGCCTATGGCGCGGCGCAGGCCGGGCGCGACTATCACACCGTCGACATTTCCGAACGCACCTTGCGCGACATCTATCTGCCGCCGTTCAAGGCCGCGGCCGACGCGGGCGCCGCAACCTTCATGACCTCGTTCAACGAAGTCGATGGCGTCCCGGCGTCGGGCAGCCGCTATCTGCTGACCGACATTCTGCGCGAAAAATGGGGCTTCAAGGGGTTTGTGGTAACCGATTACACGTCGATCAACGAAATGGTCCCGCACGGCTATTCGAAAGATCTGAAACAGGCGGGCGAGCAGGCGATGAGCGCCGGGGTCGATATGGACATGCAGGGCGCGGTCTATATGGAAAACCTTGCCAAATCGGTCGCCGAGGGCAAGGTCGATACCGCGCGCATCGACGCTGCGGTCAAGGCGATCCTCGAAATGAAATATCGCCTCGGCCTGTTCGAAGATCCGTATCGCTACGCCGACGACAAGCGCGAAAAGGCGACAATCTACAAAGCCGAGTTTCTCGATGCGGCGCGCGACGTCGCCCGCAAATCGATCGTGCTGCTCAAGAACAAGGACAACGCCCTTCCCCTCGCCGCCACCGCAAAATCGATCGCGGTGATCGGCCCGCTCGGCAACAGCAAGGAAGACATGATCGGCAGCTGGTCGGCCGCCGGGGACCGTAAGACGCGGCCCATTACCTTGCTTGAAGGGATGCAGACGCGCGCGCCAAAAGGGATCACCGTCACCTATGCCAAGGGCGCGAGCTATGCGTTCGAGGATGCGGGCAAGCGGGACGACTTTGCCGAGGCGCTGGCGCTGGCGGCGAAATCGGACGTCATCATTGCTGCGATGGGCGAAAGGTGGGACATGACCGGCGAAGCGGCGAGCCGCACCTCGCTTGACCTGCCGGGCAATCAGCAGGCGCTGCTCGAAGAACTGAAAAAGACCGGCAAGCCAATCATCCTCGTGCTGATGAGCGGGCGTCCGAACAGCATCGAATGGGCCGATGCGAACGTCGATGCAATCCTGGAGGCCTGGTACCCCGGCACCATGGGTGGCCATGCCATCGCCGACGTCCTTTATGGCGACTACAACCCCTCGGCGAAACTGCCGGTCACCTTCCCCCGCAATGTCGGGCAAGTGCCGATCCACTACGACATGAAGAACACCGGGCGGCCGATCGAACTGGGGGCCGCCGACGCAAAATATGTCTCGCGCTACCTCAACACGCCGAACACGCCGCTTTATCCTTTTGGTTTCGGCCTCAGCTACACCAGCTTCACTTACTCGCCGGTGACCCTCGACAAGGCAAAAATCCGCCCCGGCCAGCCGCTGACCGCCAGCGTCACGGTGACCAACAGCGGCGCCCGTGACGGCGAGGAGGTGGTGCAGCTGTACGTCCGCGATCTCGTCGGGTCGGTCACCCGGCCGGTGAAGGAGCTGAAGGGATTCGAGAAGATCAGTCTCAAGAAGGGCGAGAAGCGGACGATCCGCTTTACGCTGACCGACGCCGACTTGGCTTTTACGCGCCAAGATATGAGCTGGGGCAGCGAGCCGGGCCAGTATAAGCTGTGGGTTGGTCCATCGTCGGCGACCGGGTCGGAAGCGCCGTTCGAGCTGACCGAATAG
- a CDS encoding winged helix-turn-helix transcriptional regulator: protein MKHDRTIRACSIWRALDVVGDVPVLLLMEQALLGIHSFDEFVARTGLARSVVNGRLKKLVEEDCLAKVPRKGGRGFHYMLTPKGRDQFPNGLMMLRWQHKWEAESRDFQVRLHHASCGHATEPVPTCAHCCGEIDPRDVDWREGPGLAQVVPHYERRRFSGDVGSRRPGGRPLVDTMIELFGDRWATLVVRAMFTHINRFDEIQRDTLMATNILTGRLERLVRQGILKTVPYSAHADRVEYRLTEKGRDLYPVLLALLQWGDKWFSDERGPPVLLTHRSCGHDLHMVIACSHCGDELQIENSRFTIATTTAASPETA from the coding sequence TTGAAACACGACCGCACCATCAGGGCTTGTTCGATCTGGCGCGCGCTCGACGTCGTCGGCGACGTGCCGGTGCTGCTGTTGATGGAACAGGCGTTGCTCGGCATCCACAGTTTCGACGAGTTTGTCGCGCGCACCGGCCTCGCGCGGTCGGTGGTCAACGGGCGGCTGAAAAAACTGGTCGAGGAAGATTGCCTCGCCAAGGTGCCGCGCAAGGGCGGCCGCGGCTTTCATTATATGCTCACGCCAAAGGGGCGCGACCAGTTTCCCAACGGCCTGATGATGCTGCGCTGGCAGCACAAATGGGAAGCAGAGAGCCGCGATTTCCAGGTCCGGTTGCATCATGCGAGCTGCGGTCATGCGACCGAGCCGGTGCCGACCTGCGCGCATTGCTGCGGCGAGATCGATCCGCGCGATGTCGATTGGCGTGAGGGGCCGGGGCTGGCGCAGGTCGTCCCGCATTATGAACGCCGCCGTTTCAGCGGCGACGTCGGCTCCCGGCGGCCGGGCGGGCGACCGCTTGTCGACACGATGATCGAATTGTTCGGCGACCGCTGGGCGACGCTGGTCGTCCGCGCGATGTTCACCCACATCAACCGTTTCGACGAGATCCAGCGCGATACGTTGATGGCGACCAATATCCTGACCGGGCGCCTCGAACGACTGGTGCGGCAGGGGATTTTGAAGACGGTGCCCTATTCGGCGCACGCCGACCGCGTCGAATATCGCCTGACCGAAAAGGGCCGCGATCTGTACCCGGTGCTGCTGGCGCTGCTGCAATGGGGTGACAAGTGGTTTTCGGACGAACGCGGGCCGCCGGTTCTGCTCACCCACCGCAGCTGCGGCCATGATCTTCATATGGTGATCGCGTGCAGCCATTGCGGCGACGAATTGCAAATCGAAAACAGCCGGTTCACCATTGCGACGACCACCGCGGCATCACCGGAAACCGCATAG